A stretch of DNA from bacterium:
GGCGATCTGCGCCTCGAATGGATGAAGCTCTACGGAGAGCCGACCCGCAGCCGGAACCGAGATTATCTCTGGCGACGACTTGCATGGCGCGTCCAAGAACTTGCCCACGGTGGTCTCAGCGACGCCGCAAAGGCACGCATCGAGGAACTTGCACCCGAGGGCTTCGCTCGCGCTAGAACCCCACCGAACGGCAACGGCGCGCCCCCAGCCGGTACCCGTGATCAGCACCAACATTGCGGTCATCGCGACCCGCGCCTGCCCTCACCCGGCACCGTTCTTACCCGGCAATATAAGGGACGGGAGATCCGCGTCGTCGCCCTCGACGACGGCTTCGAGTGGGACGGCCGACAGTTCCGTTCGTTGTCGGCGGTTGCCGGAG
This window harbors:
- a CDS encoding DUF2924 domain-containing protein produces the protein MPTDTSVIRQIHRLQQMTVGDLRLEWMKLYGEPTRSRNRDYLWRRLAWRVQELAHGGLSDAAKARIEELAPEGFARARTPPNGNGAPPAGTRDQHQHCGHRDPRLPSPGTVLTRQYKGREIRVVALDDGFEWDGRQFRSLSAVAGAVTGSKWNGWLFFGLTKRKRS